From the Scylla paramamosain isolate STU-SP2022 chromosome 15, ASM3559412v1, whole genome shotgun sequence genome, one window contains:
- the LOC135107613 gene encoding CD209 antigen-like protein E, protein MQWAAPLAVAVAALCFASVQAACPNGFTSIDDVSEGTSTCIRLVQSKSTWQGAKAMCEMFGASLAKLTGDFHQAAIEEIRKFPELTDEAFWIGGSDEKSEGSWYWLDDDPIPLGTPHWYPCNNQPNHGTDQNHLCLYTPDFFYHSLEQQRQIYSICQTDTI, encoded by the exons ATGCAGTGGGCCGCGCCTCTCGCCGTGGCCGTAG CCGCGCTCTGTTTCGCCTCAGTTCAGG CTGCGTGTCCTAATGGATTCACTTCCATAGATGATGTTTCCGAAGGCACCAGTACATGCATACGTTTAGTTCAGAGCAAGAGCACATGGCAAGGTGCAAAAGCTATGTGTGAAATGTTTGGTGCATCACTGGCTAAGCTGACGGGAGACTTCCATCAGGCGGCGATAGAGGAGATCAGAAAGTTCCCGG AACTCACCGACGAAGCTTTCTGGATCGGAGGAAGTGACGAAAAGAGTGAGGGCAG TTGGTATTGGCTTGACGATGATCCGATCCCCCTGGGCACACCCCACTGGTACCCGTGCAATAATCAACCCAATCACGGCACAGATCAGAACCACCTCTGTCTCTACACACCAGATTTCTTCTACCACAGTCTCGAGCAACAAAGGCAGATATATTCCATCTGTCAAACAGATACCATCTAG